The window GATTCTCCATCCCTTCATCAGCAGCTCGAGGTCGTCCCGCGCCGAGAAGAAATCGGGATCGATCGCCGGATCGGCTATCGGATCGGCCGAGGCGAGCGTGAGGCGGCCGCGGCTCTTCGGGCGGCACACGCAGGTGTGGATGCTGAAACCGTGTCCCCAGTGAAGCCGCCGCGCGAAGTCGTCGACGATCGCCGGCAGGAAGAAGCACTGCAGGTCGGGCTGCGCAACCGATGGGTCGCTGCGCAGAAAGCCGCCGGCGATGCCGCCGAGGCCGGCGAAGTTGCCTTCGCGCCGCGCGATGTATTTGAAAATGTCGGCCAACAGGCGCGGGAGGCCGCGCACCGAAATGCCCATCAGCTCGGTCGAGCGCGAGCGGACCGGGGCCCATACGTCGACGTGCTCCTGATAATTCTCGCCGACGCCCGGAAGGTCGTGCACGACCTCGATGTCGAAGCGCCGCAGGGCGTCGCCGGCTCCTATGCCGGAGAGAAGCAGGAGTTGCGGCGACTTGTTGGTCCCGGCGCTGACAATGACTTCGCGGCGTGCGCGCACCCGTCGCGTCGTTCCTGCGCGCCGATATTCGGCGCCGACGGCGCGCCGCCCCTGGGTGAGGATCCGCGTCGCGTGCGCGTGCGTCACGATCTCGAGATTCGGCCGTTGCCGCGCGCCCGTCAGATACGCGCGCGCGGTCGTGCAGCGCTCGCCATCGATGGCCGTCAGCTGATAGAAGCCGACGCCGTCCGGCTGCGCAATGTTGACGTCTTCGACGAAGGGAATTCCGAGCGCCGCGGCGGTCTCCAGGAAGGCCTTCGATGCCCGCGACGGGCTTCGTGGATCGGCGACGTTGAGCGGGCCGCCGCGGGCGTGCAGTTCGTTGTCGTACACCTCGTTGTGCTCGGCCTTGCGGAAGTAGGGGAGCACGTCTGCGTAGCTCCAGCCCGCATTGCCGAGCGCCGCCCAGTCCTCGTATTCGCTGGAGAAGCCGCGGATGTAGATCATCCCGTTGATCGAGCTCGATCCGCCCGTGGTCTTACCCGCGGGCTGGTAGGCGCGGCGGCCGTCGAAGCCTGCCTGCGGCACGGTCTCGAATGCCCAGTTCAGGTATCGCGTCGATTCGGTGATCGCCATCCCCGGCGGCATGCGCACCGCAAGCTTTCGTTCCGACGACGGGCCTGCTTCGAGCAGGCACACCTGCACCGAGGGATCCTCGCTTAGCCGCGAGGCAAGGACGCAGCCGGCCGAGCCAGCGCCGACGACGACGTAATCGAACTCCATGCCCCGACGGTTTCGGCGGTCGTGAACCGGCGGTTCGCCGAGGTGGCGTCGCGCCGCGCGGTACTTACGGCCGTGGCACGACGTATGGCGGATTCGGCGCGATACCGGCGTGTTCCGCCATTCGGCGTGCGTGCGGCCGTGGGCGCGCTTTGGGCGAATGCGCGAACACCGGATAACCGTAGCCGTAATCAGCGTAATCACTAGACGAGTCCGGCGCGTTCTGCTCGACCATGATCGGGCGAGAACGGTCGGCAAGCTCACGCTGCAGCGCGGCGCGCCGTTCATCCGCGATGCGCTGCGCGGCACTCAAGCTAAGCCGCTCGCGTTCGCGTTCCAGCCCCGCGACCGCTGCGGGGTCGGAATCGCCGGGTCGAAGATCGAGTTGCTCTCCATCCTTGCACGGCAGGTCGGTGTAGACGAGCGCGAGGTGCTTGTCGAAGCACTTGTAGATCGCCTTGTTTGCAGCCTGCGCCGGGGCTATGAGCAACAACGCAGCAAGTGCCATCAGAGGGCACGATATGAGCTGACTCTTGTGGAAGATCATGCGGACCACCTTCCCCCGGTTAACAGCTGCCGTTCAAGCTTACTCCACCGGCGTCGATCGAGGGTCGTTGCGCGGGCAGCGAGAAAAGGCAGGCCCTTGCGCCGCCTGCATCGCAAGATAACGATCGAAAACGGCTACGAAGAAGCCACGGTGCTTCAAAGAGTTAAGGGGATCATTTCTAGTTTTAGATGAGTTAGCTACGCCGGTTTTAGCGCTGGGTCGCACGTCGTCACTTGGCATTGCCCGGTCGTATCATTGATCATTGCCGGTTGATGATCGGACCGTTGCGTCGCCTGCGCCGCGACGAGCTTCCCAGGGACACCGCGAAGCTCGCGCGCTATCTCATCGGCAAGATTCTCGTGCACGAGCATCCGCAAGGCCGGTTGAGCGGACGCATCGTGGAGACCGAGGCCTACGTCGTCGGTGACGCCGCCGCGCATGCGTTTCGCGGTGAGACGCCGCGCAACCGCTCGCTTTTTCTCGAGCGCGGGCATGCTTACGTCTATTTCGTCTATGGCTGCTGGCACGCGCTCAACGTGAGCGCCGAAACGAAGGGGACGGGCGCCGGC of the Candidatus Binataceae bacterium genome contains:
- a CDS encoding GMC family oxidoreductase N-terminal domain-containing protein, producing MEFDYVVVGAGSAGCVLASRLSEDPSVQVCLLEAGPSSERKLAVRMPPGMAITESTRYLNWAFETVPQAGFDGRRAYQPAGKTTGGSSSINGMIYIRGFSSEYEDWAALGNAGWSYADVLPYFRKAEHNEVYDNELHARGGPLNVADPRSPSRASKAFLETAAALGIPFVEDVNIAQPDGVGFYQLTAIDGERCTTARAYLTGARQRPNLEIVTHAHATRILTQGRRAVGAEYRRAGTTRRVRARREVIVSAGTNKSPQLLLLSGIGAGDALRRFDIEVVHDLPGVGENYQEHVDVWAPVRSRSTELMGISVRGLPRLLADIFKYIARREGNFAGLGGIAGGFLRSDPSVAQPDLQCFFLPAIVDDFARRLHWGHGFSIHTCVCRPKSRGRLTLASADPIADPAIDPDFFSARDDLELLMKGWRIMRTMIETEPLRSYVDKQYHRPSGDDDASLEAFLRRRAVSGLHMAGTCKMGVDPMAVVDSRLRVHGMTGLRVVDASIMPNVTSGNTNAPVIMIAERASDMIRHDGGR